One window of Candidatus Methylacidiphilales bacterium genomic DNA carries:
- the rpsU gene encoding 30S ribosomal protein S21, whose amino-acid sequence MSEVKLKKGESVDKALRRLKKKLDREGTIREARARRNFEKPSERRRRKKKEPKLNFWGNFSL is encoded by the coding sequence ATGTCCGAAGTCAAACTGAAAAAAGGCGAGTCCGTCGACAAGGCACTCCGCCGACTGAAGAAGAAGCTGGACCGTGAAGGCACGATCCGGGAAGCCCGTGCCCGCCGGAATTTCGAAAAGCCGAGCGAGCGCCGTCGCCGCAAGAAAAAGGAGCCCAAGCTCAATTTCTGGGGCAACTTCAGCCTCTGA
- a CDS encoding PIN domain-containing protein has protein sequence MTPCILDSCVWVDLQRPKTPPSRRQEALKWASQAEALTCEPVLFELRYLASQTQSGILEKLLSTVVCLPTPPTLWKEATDLAQSCRKKGLIVPPIDLLVVALARHHGVGIVTSDAHFSVLKSITPFPLHLLKHA, from the coding sequence ATGACCCCCTGCATCCTCGATTCCTGTGTCTGGGTGGACCTCCAACGTCCGAAGACCCCGCCATCCCGAAGGCAGGAAGCCCTGAAATGGGCCTCCCAAGCGGAAGCCCTGACCTGTGAACCGGTGCTGTTTGAGCTGCGCTATCTGGCCAGCCAGACACAGTCAGGTATCCTGGAAAAACTGCTCTCCACCGTGGTTTGCCTGCCCACGCCTCCCACACTGTGGAAAGAGGCCACGGATCTGGCCCAATCCTGTCGCAAAAAAGGCCTGATCGTCCCCCCGATTGATCTTTTGGTCGTGGCCTTGGCACGCCACCATGGTGTGGGTATCGTGACCTCGGATGCGCATTTCTCGGTCCTGAAATCCATCACGCCGTTCCCGCTCCACCTGTTGAAACACGCTTGA
- a CDS encoding sugar phosphate isomerase/epimerase has translation MPSPLAISTCWNSGRHQDGRAMLEELAGLGFDTVELGHGVRFSLWPGVREAVDAGVVKISSLHNFCPLPIGFTRANPNCYEFTDPRPSRRRLALRHTLETINAAASVGASRVVLHLGSTGQREVTPQLESALARGRWGSRKFVADKIAALTAHERAAADRWPWVRDALQEIAVRAREKNIRLGLECRESVEEFPMDHAWEGIFAELGTDFGYWHDFGHAARKDALGWIDHLGHFRRMAPRLIGCHIHDFIPPVQDHQALGSGTIPFASFWPILETDPVFVLELSPRVKVEEVRLCQQWWIKNGPE, from the coding sequence ATGCCCTCCCCGCTCGCCATCTCCACCTGCTGGAATTCCGGAAGGCACCAGGACGGAAGGGCCATGCTGGAAGAATTGGCCGGCCTGGGCTTTGACACCGTGGAACTGGGCCATGGCGTCCGCTTCAGCCTCTGGCCCGGGGTGCGCGAAGCCGTCGATGCCGGGGTCGTGAAAATCTCTTCCCTGCACAACTTCTGCCCCCTCCCCATCGGCTTCACCCGCGCCAATCCAAACTGCTACGAATTCACCGACCCCCGCCCCAGCCGGCGACGACTCGCACTCCGGCACACTTTGGAAACGATCAACGCCGCCGCCTCGGTGGGGGCTTCCCGGGTCGTCCTCCACCTCGGCTCGACCGGCCAGCGGGAAGTCACCCCCCAACTCGAATCCGCCCTGGCCCGTGGCCGATGGGGCTCCCGTAAATTCGTCGCCGACAAAATCGCCGCCCTGACCGCGCACGAACGCGCGGCCGCGGATCGCTGGCCCTGGGTCCGCGACGCCCTGCAAGAAATCGCCGTGCGGGCCCGCGAAAAAAATATCCGCCTCGGCCTGGAATGCCGGGAGTCGGTCGAGGAATTTCCCATGGACCACGCCTGGGAAGGAATCTTCGCCGAATTGGGCACGGACTTTGGTTATTGGCATGACTTCGGCCACGCCGCCCGCAAAGATGCGCTGGGGTGGATCGACCACCTGGGACATTTCCGCCGCATGGCACCCCGCCTGATCGGCTGCCACATCCACGATTTTATCCCGCCCGTCCAGGACCACCAGGCCTTGGGCTCGGGCACCATTCCTTTCGCTTCGTTCTGGCCCATCTTGGAGACCGACCCGGTCTTTGTGCTTGAACTCTCCCCCCGGGTTAAGGTTGAAGAGGTGCGCTTATGTCAGCAATGGTGGATAAAAAACGGACCGGAGTGA
- a CDS encoding lysylphosphatidylglycerol synthase transmembrane domain-containing protein, whose protein sequence is MNWALWGKILLTAGILGFVVWKNRTNGPAFLRELQDADKLWVGAAFVCVGLGIFGTSVRWNLLLRIQKIRMSFFESWRLGMVGTFFNNFLPGSTGGDVIRIFYALKHAPDRKPQAVLSVVMDRILGLIAILCVTMLLLPLGYKQIASNHDVQVTVWLLAVILALAVSGLLTLILVPLSVIPPFISRLWPRVPKREVVARLYEAVVSHGRSGKATAAALAVVPILLIGYCLARSLHLDIAIGPMTILFAIVLCAMSVPVSLSGHGIREGAFALLFKVFEVTRQGTPVGDETALACSTLFLGVGLVWSLAGGAIYLGWSHQAKKDPDLT, encoded by the coding sequence GTGAACTGGGCCCTCTGGGGCAAGATCCTGCTGACCGCCGGCATCCTGGGCTTTGTCGTGTGGAAAAACCGTACCAATGGCCCGGCCTTCCTGCGCGAACTGCAGGATGCCGACAAACTGTGGGTCGGCGCCGCCTTTGTTTGCGTCGGCTTGGGCATCTTCGGCACCTCGGTGCGCTGGAACCTCCTCCTGCGCATCCAGAAGATCCGCATGTCGTTCTTTGAAAGCTGGCGCCTCGGCATGGTCGGCACTTTCTTCAACAACTTCCTGCCCGGCTCCACCGGTGGCGATGTCATCCGCATTTTCTACGCGCTCAAGCACGCCCCCGACCGCAAGCCCCAGGCCGTGCTCTCGGTGGTCATGGACCGCATCCTCGGCCTCATCGCCATCCTCTGCGTCACCATGCTCCTCCTGCCCCTGGGTTACAAACAGATCGCCTCCAACCACGATGTCCAGGTAACGGTCTGGCTTTTGGCGGTTATTCTGGCGTTGGCCGTTTCCGGTTTGCTCACCCTCATCCTGGTGCCGCTTTCGGTCATCCCCCCTTTCATCTCCCGCCTCTGGCCCCGGGTGCCCAAGCGCGAAGTGGTGGCCCGCCTCTACGAAGCCGTGGTCTCCCACGGCCGCTCCGGCAAAGCCACCGCCGCCGCCCTGGCCGTCGTCCCCATCCTCCTCATCGGCTATTGCCTGGCCCGCAGCCTCCACCTCGACATCGCCATCGGTCCCATGACCATCCTCTTTGCCATCGTGCTTTGCGCCATGAGCGTGCCGGTCAGCCTGAGCGGGCACGGCATCCGCGAGGGTGCGTTCGCCCTGCTTTTCAAGGTCTTCGAAGTGACCCGCCAGGGAACCCCGGTGGGTGACGAGACCGCCCTCGCCTGTTCCACCCTCTTCCTCGGAGTCGGTCTGGTTTGGAGCCTGGCCGGGGGCGCCATATACCTTGGCTGGAGCCACCAAGCCAAGAAGGACCCCGATCTCACATGA
- a CDS encoding CCA tRNA nucleotidyltransferase, translated as MNAVDPHQPNPPLRSTAVQIVQKLQQAGHTAYFAGGCVRDELLGRTPKDYDIATSATPEQVQQLFDRVTDLQGKSFGVLRVMKGDHAFEVATFRHDGTYRDGRRPESVTFATPEEDARRRDFTVNGLFLDPVTGQVIDFVGGQDDLRAGLLRAIGRAEDRFQEDHLRLFRAVRFAANLDFQIDPATWQAVLHLSNLGRDLAPERVRDELIRCFTGPHPQRALDLLMESRLLDFWIPEIREMMGVEQPPQFHPEGDVYTHVRLMVGMLKDADVVLAFSVLLHDISKPETYFVDHTGRIRFNEHESRGARKAEDILRRLRFSNEQIEAICACIANHMAFKDVPHMRVSTLKRFLARPTMPVEIELHRIDCSGSHNDLEIYDLVKQKLEEFAHEPLKPDPLVNGKDLQALGMEPGREMGKILHQLMDEQLEGRFRDREAALKRAKALLQSLGIG; from the coding sequence ATGAATGCGGTCGACCCCCATCAGCCCAACCCTCCGCTCCGGTCCACCGCCGTCCAGATCGTACAAAAACTACAACAGGCCGGTCACACGGCCTACTTCGCCGGAGGTTGTGTGCGCGACGAACTCCTTGGCCGCACCCCCAAGGATTACGACATCGCCACCTCCGCCACCCCGGAACAGGTGCAACAACTCTTCGACCGCGTCACCGATCTCCAGGGCAAATCCTTCGGCGTCCTCCGGGTCATGAAGGGAGACCACGCCTTCGAAGTCGCCACCTTCCGCCACGACGGCACCTACCGCGACGGCCGCCGCCCGGAGTCTGTGACCTTCGCCACACCGGAAGAGGACGCACGGCGGCGCGACTTCACCGTCAACGGACTCTTCCTCGACCCCGTCACCGGCCAGGTCATCGACTTCGTGGGCGGGCAGGACGACCTGCGGGCGGGCCTTCTCCGCGCCATTGGCCGTGCCGAAGACCGCTTCCAGGAAGACCACCTCCGCCTCTTCCGCGCGGTGCGCTTCGCCGCCAACCTCGATTTCCAGATCGACCCCGCCACTTGGCAAGCCGTCCTGCACCTTTCCAACCTCGGCCGGGATCTGGCCCCCGAACGCGTCCGCGACGAACTGATCCGCTGCTTCACCGGCCCGCACCCGCAACGCGCGCTCGATCTCCTGATGGAAAGCCGTCTCCTCGACTTCTGGATTCCGGAAATCCGGGAAATGATGGGCGTGGAACAACCGCCGCAATTCCACCCCGAGGGCGATGTCTACACCCATGTCCGCTTGATGGTCGGCATGCTCAAAGACGCCGACGTCGTCCTCGCCTTCAGCGTCCTCCTGCACGACATCTCCAAGCCCGAAACCTACTTCGTCGACCACACCGGCCGCATCCGCTTCAACGAACACGAAAGCCGCGGGGCCCGCAAGGCCGAGGACATCCTCCGTCGCCTGCGTTTTTCCAACGAACAGATCGAGGCCATCTGCGCCTGCATCGCTAACCACATGGCCTTCAAGGATGTGCCCCACATGCGCGTCAGCACGCTCAAACGATTCCTGGCCCGACCGACCATGCCGGTGGAAATCGAACTCCACCGCATTGATTGTTCCGGCAGCCACAACGATCTGGAGATCTACGACCTGGTGAAACAGAAGCTGGAGGAATTCGCCCACGAGCCCCTCAAACCCGACCCCCTGGTCAACGGCAAGGATCTGCAAGCGCTCGGCATGGAACCGGGACGGGAGATGGGCAAAATCCTCCACCAATTGATGGACGAACAATTGGAAGGCCGTTTCCGCGACCGCGAGGCCGCCCTCAAACGGGCCAAAGCCCTCCTCCAATCGCTGGGCATCGGTTGA
- a CDS encoding 4-hydroxy-3-methylbut-2-enyl diphosphate reductase yields MPEIQTKARRVNLRTPEVMSLVQAQVESHYRSRVVDYIRHSGHCLTAADMTVKLAKAFGFCYGVERAIDLAYAASKHFTDRSIYLLGEIIHNPDVNDQLADMGIKSLLKGPQGYDLSQLSEDDVVIVPAFGAPVDTMEKLKEINCFLVDTTCGDVMSVWRRVRQYHKERVTSIIHGKAWHEETMATSSRALGDDSSGQYLVVYNLGETDYVCEYIRKGGNKEEFLKKFEGAYSPGFDPDQHLRFVGVANQTTMMRNETEEVQRRIKQAIVDRYGEGALQEHFRFFDTICGATQERQDALKLMLDEPMDLLIVVGGYNSSNTSHLAEMGEAKLPTYFIKNASQMESPALIRHFDQHQHREVETRDWLPSGKICVGITAGASCPNNVIEESIAKLYNFRGIEVLNLIPESARV; encoded by the coding sequence ATGCCGGAAATTCAGACCAAAGCCCGTCGTGTCAACCTCCGAACCCCGGAGGTCATGAGCCTCGTCCAAGCCCAAGTGGAAAGCCATTACCGCAGCCGGGTGGTCGATTACATCCGCCACTCCGGGCACTGCCTGACCGCCGCCGACATGACGGTCAAATTGGCCAAGGCCTTCGGCTTTTGTTATGGCGTCGAACGCGCCATCGATCTGGCCTACGCCGCCTCCAAGCACTTCACCGACCGCAGCATCTACCTGTTGGGCGAAATCATCCACAACCCGGACGTCAACGACCAGTTGGCCGACATGGGCATCAAGTCCCTCCTCAAAGGCCCCCAAGGCTACGACCTTTCCCAACTTTCCGAGGACGATGTCGTCATCGTCCCCGCCTTCGGCGCCCCGGTCGACACCATGGAAAAACTCAAGGAGATCAATTGCTTCCTCGTCGACACCACCTGCGGCGACGTCATGAGCGTCTGGCGCCGGGTGCGGCAATACCACAAGGAGCGCGTCACTTCGATCATCCATGGCAAGGCCTGGCACGAGGAAACCATGGCCACCAGTTCCCGCGCCCTCGGCGATGACAGCAGCGGCCAATACCTCGTCGTCTACAACCTTGGGGAGACCGATTACGTCTGCGAATACATCCGCAAGGGGGGCAACAAAGAAGAATTCCTCAAGAAATTCGAGGGTGCGTACTCCCCGGGCTTCGACCCCGACCAGCACCTGCGCTTCGTCGGTGTGGCCAACCAGACCACCATGATGCGGAACGAAACCGAAGAAGTGCAGCGCCGGATCAAGCAGGCCATCGTCGACCGGTACGGCGAGGGGGCCCTGCAGGAACATTTCCGCTTCTTCGACACCATCTGCGGTGCCACCCAGGAACGCCAGGACGCGCTCAAGCTCATGCTCGACGAACCCATGGACCTGCTGATTGTCGTCGGCGGCTACAACAGTTCCAACACCTCCCACTTGGCGGAAATGGGCGAGGCCAAGCTGCCGACCTACTTCATCAAGAACGCCAGCCAGATGGAATCGCCGGCCCTCATCCGGCATTTCGACCAGCACCAACACCGGGAAGTGGAAACCCGCGACTGGCTGCCCTCGGGCAAAATCTGTGTCGGCATCACCGCCGGGGCCTCCTGCCCGAACAACGTCATCGAGGAATCGATCGCCAAGCTCTACAACTTCCGCGGCATTGAAGTGCTGAACCTCATCCCTGAGTCAGCCCGCGTTTGA
- the argF gene encoding ornithine carbamoyltransferase: MKHLLRIPDFTEAEAREVFRRTTLFKSSRATAPRPLAGQTWAMIFSKSSTRTRVSFEVGLHELGARALFLNAGDIQLGRGEPIKDTARVLGRMVHGAVIRTFAQQDVDDFAAFSAVPTINALTDEEHPCQILTDIFTFEEKRGPIRGKKVAFIGDADCNVCRSWVEAAPIFGFELHCAAPEGYQTRFKNDHVALAQDPVQAVQGADLVYTDVWVSMGKEEEAATRLRAFQGYQINQGLMQAAHPQALVLHCLPAYRGKEITDELFESRAGDIFDQAENRLHVQKGIVDFLQANR, translated from the coding sequence GTGAAACACCTCCTGCGCATCCCGGATTTCACCGAAGCCGAGGCCCGCGAGGTCTTCCGCCGCACCACCCTTTTCAAATCCTCCCGGGCCACCGCCCCGCGCCCGCTTGCGGGACAGACCTGGGCCATGATCTTCAGCAAAAGTTCCACCCGCACCCGGGTTTCATTCGAGGTCGGCCTGCACGAACTTGGGGCCCGGGCCCTCTTTCTCAACGCTGGCGATATCCAACTCGGTCGCGGCGAGCCGATCAAGGACACCGCACGTGTGCTCGGTCGCATGGTCCACGGCGCGGTCATCCGCACCTTCGCCCAGCAGGACGTCGACGATTTTGCCGCCTTCTCCGCCGTGCCCACCATCAATGCCCTGACCGACGAGGAACACCCCTGCCAGATCCTGACCGACATCTTCACCTTTGAGGAGAAACGCGGCCCGATCCGGGGGAAAAAAGTGGCCTTCATCGGTGATGCCGATTGCAACGTCTGCCGTTCCTGGGTGGAAGCAGCCCCCATCTTTGGCTTCGAACTCCACTGCGCGGCCCCGGAAGGCTACCAAACCCGATTCAAGAACGACCACGTGGCATTGGCGCAGGATCCGGTCCAAGCCGTCCAGGGGGCCGATCTGGTCTACACCGATGTCTGGGTCTCCATGGGCAAGGAAGAAGAGGCTGCGACCCGTCTCCGGGCCTTCCAAGGTTACCAGATCAATCAGGGTTTGATGCAGGCGGCCCACCCGCAGGCCCTGGTCCTCCACTGCCTTCCGGCTTACCGCGGCAAGGAAATCACGGATGAACTCTTTGAATCCCGCGCCGGTGATATCTTTGACCAGGCGGAAAACCGCCTCCATGTCCAGAAGGGCATCGTCGATTTCCTCCAAGCCAACCGCTGA
- a CDS encoding aspartate aminotransferase family protein yields MSIIRMNVPDFGAMGAVVAEAARPLYERYVVPSYARSLSVTRGAGSWIWDEDGKKYLDLGGGVAVNCLGHAHPRIVETLQQQASTLIHASNLYHHRPQGQLAARLVALTGEGKVFFCNSGAEANEALIKLSRRFGHPEGRFEIITALNSFHGRTMAGISATGQAKVKETFEPLLPGFTHVPYNDLAAIESALTPRTVAVLIEGIQGEGGVQPARADYLLGLRELTRKHGLLLLWDGVQCGCFRTGHFHSYQTILQGLPGGADFLPDGIAMAKSLGGGFPIGAAWIRAPYADLFQPGSHGSTFGGTPLACAVALAVLDEIEEKGLASHVVAMGKRLTTGLEKWKATKPIVEIRGVGGLIGMALSEDAPAACARLRSAGLLTVPATGNVLRFLPPFNVTPDEIDQALAMVEKAL; encoded by the coding sequence ATGTCGATCATTCGCATGAATGTCCCTGATTTCGGAGCGATGGGCGCGGTGGTGGCCGAGGCGGCCCGCCCGCTCTACGAGCGCTACGTCGTGCCCTCCTACGCCCGCAGCCTTTCCGTCACCCGGGGCGCCGGATCCTGGATCTGGGATGAGGACGGGAAAAAGTACCTCGATCTCGGCGGCGGCGTTGCCGTCAATTGCCTGGGCCATGCCCATCCCCGGATCGTCGAAACCCTCCAACAACAGGCCTCGACGCTCATCCATGCCTCCAACCTCTACCACCACCGTCCGCAGGGCCAACTGGCGGCCAGGCTTGTCGCCCTGACCGGCGAGGGCAAGGTCTTCTTCTGCAACAGCGGGGCCGAGGCCAACGAGGCCCTGATCAAGCTTTCCCGGCGTTTCGGCCACCCGGAGGGCAGGTTCGAAATCATCACCGCGCTCAATTCCTTCCATGGCCGGACCATGGCCGGCATCTCCGCCACCGGCCAGGCCAAGGTCAAGGAGACCTTCGAGCCCCTCCTTCCGGGATTCACCCATGTGCCTTACAATGATCTGGCGGCCATTGAATCCGCCCTGACCCCGCGCACGGTGGCCGTGCTCATCGAGGGCATCCAGGGCGAGGGCGGAGTCCAGCCGGCCCGGGCGGATTACCTCCTCGGCCTCCGTGAGCTCACCCGCAAACACGGGTTGCTCCTGCTATGGGATGGCGTCCAGTGCGGTTGCTTCCGCACCGGCCACTTCCACAGCTACCAGACCATTCTGCAAGGCTTGCCCGGGGGTGCCGATTTCCTGCCCGATGGCATCGCCATGGCCAAATCACTCGGCGGGGGATTCCCCATCGGTGCCGCCTGGATCCGCGCCCCCTACGCTGATCTCTTCCAACCGGGCTCGCACGGCAGCACCTTCGGGGGAACCCCGCTGGCCTGCGCCGTCGCCCTGGCCGTGCTGGACGAAATCGAGGAAAAAGGACTGGCCTCCCATGTGGTTGCGATGGGGAAACGCCTCACCACGGGCTTGGAGAAATGGAAGGCGACCAAGCCCATCGTGGAAATCCGCGGGGTCGGGGGCTTGATTGGCATGGCCCTCAGCGAGGACGCCCCGGCGGCGTGTGCGCGGCTGCGCAGCGCGGGTCTCCTGACCGTGCCCGCCACCGGCAATGTCCTCCGTTTTCTCCCGCCCTTCAATGTGACCCCGGATGAAATCGACCAGGCCCTGGCCATGGTGGAAAAAGCCCTGTGA
- the argB gene encoding acetylglutamate kinase: MDSAQLAAQAAVLIEALPYIQRFRGQTFVIKYGGAAMEDPELVPRVLRDIVFLEAVGINPVIVHGGGKAINRRLEENGVQARFVAGLRVTDAETVQVVDEVLSSVINPDIVEGLQRSGGRACSFNGRSVFRARKAAPVLHGGAELDLGFVGDVLGCQVLRIIQAVHDEVVPVISPLGEDENHQPYNINADVAAAEMAIALEASKIIYLSDVNGILRDPRDPESRLPTLTPEGVAALKADGTVSGGMLPKVDSCLKALEHGIDKVHLIDGRIPHALLLELFTDKGIGTEIVRG, from the coding sequence ATGGATTCCGCCCAATTGGCCGCCCAGGCGGCCGTGCTCATCGAGGCCCTGCCTTACATCCAGCGCTTCCGCGGCCAGACCTTCGTCATCAAATACGGCGGCGCCGCCATGGAGGACCCGGAACTGGTCCCTCGCGTCCTGCGCGACATCGTTTTTCTCGAAGCCGTCGGGATCAATCCCGTCATCGTCCATGGCGGGGGCAAGGCCATCAACCGCCGCTTGGAAGAAAATGGCGTCCAGGCCCGCTTCGTCGCCGGCCTGCGCGTCACCGATGCCGAGACCGTCCAGGTCGTCGATGAAGTCCTCAGCTCGGTCATCAACCCGGACATTGTCGAAGGCCTCCAGCGTTCCGGTGGGCGGGCCTGTTCCTTCAATGGACGGTCCGTTTTCCGGGCCCGCAAGGCCGCGCCCGTGCTTCATGGGGGTGCGGAACTGGACCTCGGTTTCGTCGGCGATGTGCTCGGCTGCCAGGTGCTCCGGATCATCCAGGCGGTGCATGATGAAGTGGTGCCCGTCATTTCGCCCCTCGGGGAGGACGAGAACCACCAGCCCTACAATATCAACGCCGATGTGGCCGCGGCCGAGATGGCCATCGCCCTTGAGGCCAGCAAGATCATCTACCTTTCCGATGTGAACGGCATCCTCCGCGACCCGCGGGACCCGGAGTCGCGCCTGCCCACCCTGACACCGGAGGGTGTGGCCGCGCTCAAGGCCGACGGAACGGTCAGCGGCGGCATGCTGCCCAAGGTCGATTCCTGCCTCAAGGCCCTCGAACACGGCATCGACAAGGTCCACCTCATCGATGGCCGCATCCCCCACGCCCTCCTGCTAGAACTCTTCACCGACAAGGGCATCGGCACGGAAATCGTCCGCGGGTAG
- the argJ gene encoding bifunctional glutamate N-acetyltransferase/amino-acid acetyltransferase ArgJ has translation MEVDWIKGGGVTSAKGFTASGVVAGIKPGGKKDMALVASDRDCVTAGVFTTNKVKAAPVKLSMQHLRGGKARAVILNSGNANACTGVRGIQDAARMALETGRRLGCPKNRVLVCSTGRIGVPLPLPKIVRAITKLVDKLSPAHGRTAAKAIMTSDTYPKSCAIEVEIDGKRVLIGGMAKGAGMIHPNMATMLSVITTDAAIDRRTLQDCLVDAVAQSFNRISVDGDTSTNDTVLVLASGEARNRVLQKGHPQLEIFQKALNAVTRKLARLIIEDGEGITRVVELVVQGASSSHHARMIAEAIARSPLVKSSWAGGDPNWGRLMDVIGYSGARMREEMIDIYYDGLIAVKGGTASRTPMARLRKIARNRHYRITIDLHLGRGTYDLLVNDLTEMYVTLNKGE, from the coding sequence ATGGAAGTCGATTGGATCAAAGGCGGCGGAGTCACCTCCGCCAAGGGCTTCACCGCCTCGGGCGTCGTCGCCGGTATCAAACCCGGCGGGAAAAAAGACATGGCCCTCGTCGCCTCGGACCGCGATTGCGTCACCGCCGGGGTCTTCACCACCAACAAAGTCAAGGCCGCCCCGGTCAAGCTCAGCATGCAGCATCTGCGCGGAGGCAAGGCCCGCGCCGTCATCCTCAACAGCGGCAACGCCAATGCCTGCACCGGCGTCCGCGGCATCCAGGACGCCGCCCGCATGGCCTTGGAAACCGGCCGCCGCCTCGGCTGCCCGAAAAACCGCGTGCTCGTCTGTTCCACCGGACGCATCGGCGTTCCCCTCCCGTTGCCCAAGATCGTCCGCGCCATCACCAAGCTCGTCGACAAGCTCTCCCCCGCTCATGGACGCACCGCCGCCAAGGCCATCATGACCTCGGATACCTATCCCAAGTCCTGCGCCATCGAGGTCGAAATCGACGGCAAGCGGGTCCTCATCGGCGGTATGGCCAAGGGCGCGGGCATGATCCACCCCAACATGGCCACCATGCTCTCGGTCATCACCACCGACGCCGCCATCGACCGTCGCACCCTCCAGGATTGCCTCGTGGATGCGGTGGCCCAGTCCTTCAACCGCATTTCCGTCGACGGTGACACCAGCACCAACGACACCGTTTTGGTTCTGGCTTCGGGCGAGGCCCGCAACCGCGTCCTCCAGAAAGGCCACCCCCAGCTCGAAATCTTCCAGAAGGCCCTCAATGCCGTCACCCGCAAGCTGGCCCGTCTCATCATCGAGGACGGTGAGGGCATCACCCGCGTGGTCGAACTCGTCGTCCAGGGGGCCTCTTCCTCGCACCACGCGCGCATGATCGCGGAGGCCATCGCCCGTTCCCCGCTGGTCAAAAGTTCCTGGGCCGGCGGCGACCCCAATTGGGGCCGCTTGATGGATGTCATCGGCTACTCCGGGGCCCGCATGCGCGAGGAAATGATCGACATCTACTACGATGGCCTGATCGCGGTCAAAGGGGGCACGGCCAGCAGAACCCCCATGGCCCGCCTGCGCAAAATCGCCCGCAACCGCCATTACCGCATCACCATCGACCTCCACCTCGGCCGCGGCACCTACGACCTGTTGGTCAACGACCTGACCGAAATGTACGTCACCCTGAACAAGGGCGAATAG
- the argC gene encoding N-acetyl-gamma-glutamyl-phosphate reductase, producing the protein MIDRCDVAVIGASGYTGEELLRILLRHPRVRLTAVTSRQAEGKPLSEVAGPAALSSPLVFEDLKPSEMAARAEVFFLALPHGVAAEFAVPLLQAGRTVFDLSADFRLKNPASYREFYHTDHPAPDLLGQAVYGLPETHARELAGATLVACPGCYPTNAVLGLAPALALGWIDPQRIVINSLSGISGAGKKADTFYSFAERSENLAAYSVPVHRHLPEIEQELAHVAGQPCRVSFVPHLVPVIRGMLGTLSAPLLRPVTQEQAQAAFEAHYAGSAFVKVMAPGKLPETKQVTGTNLCLLSVRVDAHAERLIVVSATDNLGKGAAGQAVQAFNLRMGWPETTGLL; encoded by the coding sequence ATGATTGACCGGTGTGATGTGGCCGTGATCGGGGCTTCGGGTTATACCGGGGAAGAACTTCTCCGTATTCTCCTCCGCCACCCCCGTGTTCGCCTGACTGCCGTCACCTCCCGACAGGCCGAGGGCAAGCCCCTCAGCGAGGTCGCCGGCCCCGCCGCGCTTTCCTCTCCCTTGGTCTTCGAGGACCTCAAACCGTCAGAAATGGCCGCACGGGCGGAGGTGTTTTTTCTCGCCCTCCCCCACGGGGTGGCGGCGGAATTCGCCGTTCCCTTGTTGCAGGCCGGCAGGACTGTCTTCGACCTGAGCGCGGATTTCCGGCTCAAAAACCCCGCGTCGTACCGTGAATTTTACCACACCGATCATCCGGCCCCGGACTTGTTAGGTCAGGCCGTTTACGGCCTGCCGGAAACCCATGCCAGGGAACTGGCCGGCGCGACCCTCGTGGCCTGCCCGGGCTGTTACCCGACCAACGCCGTCCTCGGCCTGGCCCCGGCCCTCGCCTTGGGCTGGATCGATCCGCAGCGGATCGTCATCAATTCTCTTTCCGGTATTTCCGGTGCGGGCAAAAAGGCTGATACGTTCTACAGTTTTGCCGAACGGAGCGAAAACCTGGCCGCCTATTCGGTCCCGGTGCACCGGCACCTGCCGGAGATCGAGCAGGAATTGGCCCATGTCGCCGGCCAACCCTGCCGCGTTTCTTTTGTGCCCCACCTGGTCCCGGTGATCCGGGGCATGCTGGGCACCTTGTCCGCTCCCTTGCTCCGACCCGTGACCCAGGAACAGGCCCAGGCCGCCTTCGAGGCCCACTACGCCGGTTCCGCCTTCGTCAAGGTTATGGCCCCGGGCAAACTTCCCGAGACCAAACAGGTCACCGGCACCAACCTTTGCCTTCTTTCCGTCCGGGTCGATGCCCACGCGGAACGCTTGATTGTTGTCAGCGCCACCGACAATCTGGGCAAAGGCGCAGCGGGTCAGGCTGTGCAGGCTTTCAACCTGCGCATGGGCTGGCCGGAAACCACGGGATTGCTCTGA